The Amblyomma americanum isolate KBUSLIRL-KWMA chromosome 6, ASM5285725v1, whole genome shotgun sequence genome has a window encoding:
- the LOC144136781 gene encoding uncharacterized protein LOC144136781: MKKEAFIGILRLFLITAYSEGARQVGESEDSRDSFQESCIVARGSYVNEHIGCVLTTEPRSALNGSKCTMAMAGTFWPKNPVDAASARPPSVCLSLPNFTSQCRFENLLNGTSMGSTFDTTSISQILRHGEPVGTEITDCATRVQDSHCVMKLFLATFNEVNGTTEDVENNMRCREPYNWCSILLEIRWGNTSNLSHADRGPPLNMTEAVPEKLKGLTSPAKTSRFLFCGYSSRKMVKRDVLMTGELQLSDSDETTLSALIRDSTEKMQNDVKILTLLNSKLKSIPESIFKMRALERLSIKRTVLGANESFSVSPVPLTTSHVRRLSLEGTAVHVLHDQDFCNFPDLRYLNLEMCSLRAVYGSPFMCLSYLQELRMPNNELTAITREMFKGLKSLNVLRLSKNKLNFYDAAPVFAPLTKLNALYLGQNMIDALFPEIFIELTVTTLELEANLISNWSKPIFSRMAHLEILNLDSNKIRVLGDMMYADVANVTRVSICHSPWDCTDCHIKNVERLLARADGKTCAFCAGNKGPLADLHVTDAAPDVEECKPPDYYALVGVPTLLIFLAGTFGGYSVYTNRWYIRYFLLFLRVKVKGYRRIKSGDRYLWDAFVSYHHSDAEWVREYIIPTLESTALQFRLCVGERDFIPGLPIVENVCRGIAQSRKSLFVLSRRFCASRWCMFELSLAKHRLFESDRENQMVFILREHIEESEMCPLLRYLSGTKTYVQVPPAGANGSVQGYFWLQLRAALEF, encoded by the coding sequence ATGAAGAAAGAAGCATTTATTGGTATTCTACGGCTCTTTCTGATCACGGCATATTCTGAAGGAGCGCGCCAGGTTGGCGAAAGCGAAGACAGCCGAGACTCATTCCAGGAGAGTTGCATAGTGGCCAGGGGGAGCTACGTGAACGAACACATTGGTTGCGTACTGACCACCGAGCCTAGGTCTGCACTCAATGGCTCAAAATGTACCATGGCAATGGCGGGAACGTTCTGGCCTAAGAACCCCGTGGACGCGGCTTCCGCGCGTCCCCCAAGTGTCTGTCTGTCGTTGCCTAATTTCACTTCCCAGTGCCGCTTCGAGAACTTACTGAACGGAACGTCAATGGGCTCGACTTTTGATACTACTAGCATTTCCCAAATTCTTCGGCACGGTGAACCCGTCGGTACCGAGATTACAGACTGCGCAACGCGTGTGCAAGACTCGCATTGCGTTATGAAATTATTCCTTGCGACATTCAATGAAGTTAACGGCACAACAGAGGACGTAGAAAACAATATGCGGTGTAGAGAACCGTACAACTGGTGCAGCATCCTGCTTGAAATTCGATGGGGCAACACGTCGAACTTGAGCCATGCTGACCGTGGCCCCCCTTTAAACATGACTGAAGCCGTTCCAGAAAAACTGAAAGGCCTGACAAGTCCTGCGAAGACCTCGCGATTTTTATTCTGCGGCTACTCATCTAGAAAGATGGTAAAACGAGATGTACTCATGACAGGTGAACTGCAACTGAGCGATTCGGACGAGACGACTTTGAGCGCACTTATTCGCGACTCCACGGAGAAAATGCAGAACGATGTCAAAATCCTGACGCTCCTAAACTCCAAATTGAAATCCATTCCGGAAAGCATTTTTAAAATGCGTGCCCTTGAACGTTTAAGTATCAAACGCACCGTTCTCGGGGCCAACGAATCATTTTCGGTGTCACCGGTGCCTCTGACGACCAGTCACGTCCGACGACTGTCCTTGGAAGGAACGGCGGTGCACGTTCTTCACGACCAGGATTTCTGCAATTTTCCCGATCTGCGATACCTCAACCTGGAGATGTGCTCACTGAGAGCAGTGTACGGGTCCCCTTTTATGTGCCTATCGTACCTCCAAGAGCTGCGGATGCCCAACAATGAACTGACAGCAATCACGAGGGAAATGTTCAAGGGACTTAAGTCCCTAAATGTGCTGAGGCTATCGAAAAATAAGCTCAACTTTTACGACGCCGCGCCTGTATTCGCTCCTCTTACGAAGCTGAACGCTTTATATCTGGGTCAAAACATGATCGATGCCTTGTTTCCTGAGATTTTCATCGAACTCACTGTGACGACGCTCGAGCTAGAAGCCAACCTCATCTCCAACTGGTCGAAGCCCATCTTTTCCCGCATGGCCCACCTAGAAATCCTGAATCTGGACAGCAACAAGATTCGCGTCCTGGGCGACATGATGTACGCCGACGTGGCCAACGTGACGAGGGTCAGCATCTGCCACAGCCCGTGGGACTGCACCGACTGCCACATCAAGAACGTAGAGCGCCTCCTGGCCCGTGCTGATGGAAAGACGTGCGCCTTCTGCGCCGGCAACAAGGGCCCCCTGGCGGACCTGCACGTCACAGACGCGGCTCCTGACGTCGAGGAGTGCAAGCCGCCGGACTACTACGCCTTGGTAGGCGTACCCACACTTCTAATCTTCCTCGCTGGAACATTCGGTGGGTACTCGGTGTATACCAACAGGTGGTACATCCGCTACTTCTTGCTCTTCCTGCGAGTCAAGGTGAAAGGGTACCGCCGGATCAAGTCCGGCGACCGCTACCTCTGGGACGCCTTCGTGTCGTACCACCACTCGGACGCGGAGTGGGTACGCGAGTACATCATCCCCACGCTGGAATCGACAGCCCTCCAGTTCCGACTGTGCGTCGGGGAGCGGGACTTCATTCCGGGCCTGCCGATCGTGGAGAACGTCTGTCGCGGTATCGCGCAAAGTCGCAAGTCCCTGTTCGTGCTGAGCCGCCGGTTCTGCGCCAGCCGCTGGTGCATGTTCGAGCTGTCGTTGGCGAAACACCGCCTGTTCGAGTCTGACCGTGAAAACCAGATGGTGTTTATCCTCAGGGAACACATTGAGGAGTCCGAGATGTGTCCCCTCCTTAGATACCTGTCCGGAACCAAGACGTACGTCCAGGTGCCGCCTGCGGGCGCTAACGGAAGCGTTCAAGGCTACTTTTGGCTGCAGCTACGCGCCGCTTTGGAATTCTGA